The proteins below are encoded in one region of Acidobacteriota bacterium:
- a CDS encoding PilT/PilU family type 4a pilus ATPase produces MIDLRRLLKAAIENEASDIHIKAESVPQMRILGELRAAEQFPTVTKEDTLDLAQHLLNARQREALTQRAEIDLSFSIGGVGRFRLAVFHQRGSISMVMRVISDSVPGMEELNLPPVLADIALERRGMVLVTGTTGSGKSTTLASMIQHVNRNRSAHIITIEDPIEYYFRDQEAFISQREVKLDTENFGAALRGALRQDPDIIMVGEMRDYETVQTALQAAETGHLVLSTLHTTDTIETINRIIAIFPAHQQQDIRFRMASSLRAIISMRLIRSSIFDGRVPAVEILRNTEYVRSLIEDPHKTKEIKQALETGYTQYGMQSFDRSIFDHYTEGRISKDDALANASSREDLQLRIRGIVSSTEDL; encoded by the coding sequence ATGATCGATTTACGACGCCTGCTCAAGGCGGCCATCGAGAACGAGGCTTCAGACATCCACATCAAGGCGGAGTCGGTTCCCCAGATGCGGATTCTGGGAGAGTTGCGCGCGGCTGAGCAGTTTCCCACCGTCACCAAGGAAGACACCCTGGACCTGGCTCAGCATCTGCTCAACGCCCGCCAGCGCGAGGCCCTCACTCAGCGGGCCGAAATCGACCTTTCTTTCTCCATCGGGGGGGTCGGACGCTTCCGCCTGGCGGTCTTCCATCAGCGCGGCTCCATCTCGATGGTGATGCGGGTCATCTCAGACAGCGTGCCCGGAATGGAGGAGCTCAACCTTCCCCCGGTGCTGGCCGACATCGCCCTGGAGCGGCGCGGTATGGTGCTGGTGACGGGGACCACGGGAAGCGGAAAGTCCACCACCCTGGCCTCCATGATCCAGCACGTCAACAGGAACCGCTCCGCCCACATCATCACTATCGAAGACCCCATCGAATATTACTTCCGCGATCAGGAGGCGTTCATCTCCCAGCGCGAGGTCAAGCTGGATACCGAGAACTTCGGCGCCGCCCTGCGCGGTGCGCTGCGCCAGGACCCCGACATCATCATGGTCGGTGAGATGCGCGACTACGAAACCGTCCAGACGGCCCTGCAGGCGGCCGAAACGGGCCACCTGGTGCTGAGCACCCTGCACACCACCGACACCATCGAAACCATCAACCGCATCATCGCCATCTTCCCCGCCCATCAGCAGCAGGACATCCGTTTTCGAATGGCCTCCAGCCTGCGCGCCATCATTTCCATGCGCCTGATCCGCTCCTCCATCTTCGACGGACGCGTCCCGGCAGTGGAGATTCTGCGCAATACCGAGTACGTGCGCAGCCTCATCGAAGATCCGCACAAGACCAAAGAGATCAAGCAGGCGCTGGAGACGGGCTATACCCAGTACGGAATGCAGTCCTTCGACCGCTCCATTTTCGATCACTACACGGAAGGACGCATCAGCAAAGATGATGCCTTGGCCAACGCCTCCTCGCGCGAAGATCTGCAGTTGCGCATCCGCGGCATCGTCAGTTCTACTGAAGACCTGTGA
- a CDS encoding VWA domain-containing protein, with translation MFGRTLILASAAALIGVPALGQDTSGSDQTPRFKASVEQVVLYVSVYDQEGHLVAGLGRDRFRVFEDKVEQEITYFGLDDVPSTIGIVMDSSGSMRGRFDWVNQATSKFLDANHPENELFLIEFKNEVSLEETFTRDPADIRDALDNIIISGGTALYDAIYLAVDQAREGSEQKKALLVFTDGEDKDSYYQQPELLEKVREADTQIYVVAFLADDLSDDKGLFGVFKGASEREKVQRDITQIAEYTGGQAFFPEDIRELDEIFPQIASDLRNQYRIAYAPSRPLGDGEWRDVDVVLERAREDGLKVRVRKGYYAK, from the coding sequence GTGTTTGGCAGGACACTTATTTTGGCTTCGGCGGCGGCCCTGATCGGGGTGCCGGCCCTGGGTCAAGACACTTCCGGTTCCGATCAGACACCTCGCTTCAAGGCGTCGGTGGAGCAGGTGGTGCTCTACGTTTCGGTCTACGATCAGGAAGGCCACCTGGTGGCCGGTTTGGGCCGGGACCGTTTCCGCGTCTTCGAAGACAAGGTCGAGCAGGAGATCACCTACTTCGGCCTTGACGACGTCCCCTCCACCATCGGCATCGTGATGGACTCGAGCGGATCGATGCGAGGGCGCTTCGATTGGGTCAACCAGGCCACCTCGAAGTTCCTCGACGCCAACCATCCCGAGAACGAACTCTTCCTCATCGAGTTCAAGAACGAGGTTTCGCTGGAGGAGACCTTCACCCGCGACCCGGCCGACATCCGCGACGCCCTCGACAACATCATCATCTCAGGCGGAACCGCTCTTTACGACGCCATTTATCTGGCCGTCGACCAGGCCCGGGAGGGCAGCGAGCAGAAGAAGGCTCTGCTGGTTTTCACGGACGGAGAGGACAAAGACAGCTATTACCAGCAGCCCGAGTTGCTGGAGAAAGTCCGCGAAGCCGACACCCAGATCTATGTCGTGGCCTTTCTGGCCGACGACTTGAGCGACGACAAGGGGTTGTTCGGGGTCTTCAAGGGGGCCAGCGAGCGCGAAAAAGTGCAAAGGGACATCACCCAAATCGCCGAGTACACGGGCGGACAGGCCTTTTTCCCCGAGGACATCCGAGAATTGGACGAGATCTTTCCTCAAATCGCCAGCGACCTGCGCAACCAATACCGCATCGCCTACGCGCCCTCGCGGCCTCTAGGCGACGGAGAGTGGCGCGATGTGGACGTGGTGCTGGAAAGAGCCCGCGAAGACGGACTCAAGGTGCGCGTCCGCAAGGGATACTACGCCAAGTAG
- a CDS encoding RecX family transcriptional regulator, whose protein sequence is MSESKSAYLRAVAMLAKRAHSSFELRRKLKSRHSPDEIEEALSKLVRQGFLDDAQFALQRARLCRLDKAWGDRRIKLDLQSHKIGGAAIAKALAAAESEQGESQALQRIVDNWLRLRGRPETARELKKLYDRCLRMGHRPARIRACLDPYFSRLEWDPEA, encoded by the coding sequence GTGAGCGAGTCCAAATCCGCCTACCTTCGAGCCGTGGCCATGCTGGCCAAGCGCGCTCACAGCAGCTTCGAGTTGCGGCGCAAGTTGAAGAGCCGCCATTCCCCGGATGAGATCGAGGAGGCCCTGAGCAAGCTGGTCCGCCAGGGATTCCTCGACGACGCCCAGTTCGCCCTTCAGCGGGCCCGCCTGTGCCGCCTCGACAAGGCCTGGGGCGACCGGCGCATCAAGCTCGATCTGCAAAGCCACAAGATCGGCGGTGCCGCTATCGCCAAGGCCCTGGCGGCGGCTGAGTCCGAGCAGGGCGAGAGCCAGGCCTTGCAGCGCATCGTCGACAACTGGTTGCGCCTGCGGGGCCGGCCTGAAACCGCCCGCGAGTTGAAGAAGCTCTACGACCGCTGCCTGCGCATGGGCCACCGTCCGGCCCGGATACGGGCCTGCCTGGACCCCTATTTCAGCCGCCTGGAGTGGGATCCCGAGGCCTGA
- a CDS encoding DNA translocase FtsK has translation MMEQVKKLNELYGLSLMAVAGLLVLALFSYSSQDPSWNVSSPAGDIANYAGRFGAWLADSLYQVLGFPALLLPLVFFMLGYRRLRGRAPLSGLKLKAVALAVLLAALATGLSLLQSITPQPAGFSPGGVVGSVLAQKMLVYFNRPGSLLIVLAAVLVTLVATTRLSVDAWLEWLGARRWRLPSWVSHSLLKRDAAGQTRGRSEGNAAAPEPIPIEEEAPWEGPSDQEALGGSLEQPKVKLEEEYAARLSGKKGKNEYPLFPELSEGREVKLPSLDFLREADEKAHINKAALLTRAQQLKNKYAEFDVHGNVLQIHPGPVVTTFEYKPDAGVKYSKVTSLEQDLCLGLKAESVRIDRIPGKNTVGVEVPNDNRQTIFLREILASGAFHQAQSPITLALGKTINGTTYLADLARMPHLLIAGATGSGKSVGLNCMVCSILYKAQPSQVRFIMVDPKRLELGLYADIPHLLTPIVTDPKKASNALAWAVNEMEQRYKLLARHGVRNIAQFNALMREKGDELEAQGAEECTPLPYIVIVVDELADLMMTAGKEVEASLTRLAQMARAIGIHLILATQRPSVDVITGLIKANFPCRMSFRVSSRIDSRTIIDGNGAESLLGMGDMLFLPPSTSRLVRLHGPYVSEKEIAKITAFLREQAQPQYQEEILDSQEEDESGLVDIGDMEDDLFDEAARFVVETRKASTSLLQRRFRIGYGRAARLLDMMEHEGLVSPPDGTKPRDVLVEANYFKEVDQRD, from the coding sequence ATGATGGAGCAAGTCAAGAAGCTCAACGAACTCTACGGCCTCTCGCTGATGGCGGTAGCGGGCTTGCTGGTGCTGGCCCTGTTCAGCTACAGCTCGCAGGACCCCTCCTGGAACGTCTCCTCGCCGGCCGGCGACATCGCCAACTACGCGGGACGCTTCGGCGCCTGGCTGGCCGACAGCCTCTATCAAGTACTGGGCTTCCCTGCGCTGCTGCTGCCGCTGGTCTTCTTCATGCTGGGCTATCGGCGCTTGCGCGGCCGCGCTCCGCTCAGCGGACTCAAGCTCAAGGCGGTGGCCCTGGCCGTGCTGCTGGCGGCCCTGGCTACCGGACTCAGCCTGCTGCAATCGATAACACCCCAGCCTGCCGGATTCTCTCCCGGAGGGGTCGTGGGCTCGGTGCTGGCTCAAAAGATGCTGGTTTACTTCAACCGGCCCGGTTCGCTCCTCATCGTACTGGCTGCCGTCCTGGTCACCCTGGTGGCCACCACCCGCCTTTCGGTGGATGCCTGGCTGGAGTGGTTGGGCGCCCGCCGCTGGCGTCTGCCCTCCTGGGTCAGCCACTCACTGCTGAAACGGGACGCAGCCGGCCAGACCCGGGGCCGGAGCGAGGGCAATGCAGCGGCTCCCGAGCCCATACCCATCGAAGAAGAAGCCCCCTGGGAAGGCCCGTCCGATCAAGAGGCGCTGGGCGGCTCGCTAGAGCAGCCCAAGGTCAAGCTGGAAGAGGAGTACGCCGCCCGCCTCTCAGGCAAGAAGGGCAAGAACGAGTATCCGCTCTTTCCCGAGTTGAGCGAGGGACGCGAGGTCAAACTGCCTTCCCTCGATTTCCTGCGCGAAGCCGACGAAAAGGCTCACATCAACAAGGCCGCCCTGCTCACGCGGGCCCAGCAGCTCAAGAACAAGTACGCCGAGTTCGACGTCCACGGCAACGTGCTGCAGATTCATCCCGGACCCGTCGTCACCACCTTCGAGTACAAGCCCGACGCCGGAGTCAAGTACTCCAAGGTCACCAGCCTGGAGCAGGACCTGTGCCTGGGACTGAAAGCCGAGTCGGTGCGCATCGACCGCATTCCCGGCAAGAACACGGTGGGAGTGGAAGTCCCCAACGACAACCGCCAGACCATTTTCCTGCGCGAAATCCTGGCTTCGGGAGCCTTTCACCAAGCCCAGTCACCCATCACCCTGGCGCTGGGAAAGACCATCAACGGCACCACCTACCTCGCCGACCTGGCCCGCATGCCTCACCTGCTCATCGCCGGCGCCACCGGATCGGGCAAGAGCGTGGGCCTGAACTGCATGGTCTGTTCGATTCTCTACAAGGCCCAGCCTTCCCAGGTGCGATTCATCATGGTCGATCCCAAGCGCCTGGAGCTGGGGCTCTATGCCGACATCCCCCACCTGCTGACCCCCATCGTCACCGATCCCAAGAAGGCTTCCAACGCGCTGGCCTGGGCGGTCAACGAGATGGAGCAGCGCTACAAGCTGCTGGCCCGTCACGGCGTCCGCAACATCGCCCAGTTCAACGCCCTGATGCGGGAGAAAGGGGACGAGCTGGAGGCCCAGGGGGCCGAGGAATGCACTCCCCTGCCCTATATCGTCATCGTGGTCGACGAACTGGCCGACCTGATGATGACCGCCGGCAAAGAGGTGGAAGCCTCGCTGACGCGCCTGGCTCAGATGGCCCGGGCCATCGGCATCCACCTCATCCTGGCCACCCAGCGGCCCTCGGTGGACGTCATCACCGGACTCATCAAGGCCAATTTCCCCTGCCGCATGTCTTTCCGCGTCTCCTCGCGCATCGACTCGCGCACCATCATCGACGGCAACGGGGCCGAGAGCCTTTTGGGAATGGGCGACATGCTCTTTTTGCCTCCCTCCACCTCGCGCCTGGTGCGGTTGCACGGTCCATACGTGAGCGAAAAAGAAATCGCTAAAATCACCGCCTTCCTGCGCGAGCAAGCCCAGCCTCAGTATCAGGAGGAAATCCTGGACAGCCAGGAAGAAGACGAGAGCGGACTGGTCGACATCGGCGATATGGAAGACGATCTCTTCGACGAGGCAGCCCGCTTCGTGGTGGAAACCCGCAAGGCCTCCACTTCATTGCTGCAACGGCGCTTCCGCATCGGCTACGGACGCGCCGCCCGTCTGCTCGACATGATGGAGCACGAAGGGCTGGTGTCGCCCCCCGACGGAACCAAGCCCCGCGACGTGCTGGTCGAGGCCAACTATTTCAAGGAAGTCGATCAACGCGACTGA
- a CDS encoding branched-chain amino acid transaminase produces MSEIRADKVWHNGELIDWDDARIHVVSHSVHYGTAWFEGIRCYRTSRGSEVFRLPEHVRRLYDSCSIYRTRIPFTPEEFQAAILETIKANRLEACYIRPIILRGQGAIGVNPKLAEIQSFIMVWEWGKYLGEESQEKGVKVCTSSWNRAAPNTFPTIAKAAGNYLNSVLVKMEAEARGYQEGIALDTQGLISEGSGENLFLVRDDVIYTSELVHAILPGITRDCVLTLARELGFTVKEQALPREMLYLCDEVFFTGTACEITPISSIDDRPVGEGRRGPVTEALQKAFFEIVEGKVADRHRWLTPVG; encoded by the coding sequence ATGAGTGAAATCCGAGCCGACAAGGTGTGGCACAACGGGGAGCTGATCGACTGGGACGACGCCCGCATCCACGTTGTATCCCACTCGGTACACTACGGCACCGCCTGGTTCGAGGGCATCCGTTGCTACCGCACCTCGCGGGGCTCCGAGGTCTTTCGGCTGCCTGAACACGTGCGCCGCCTTTACGATTCCTGCAGCATCTACCGCACCCGGATTCCCTTCACTCCCGAGGAGTTCCAGGCGGCCATTTTGGAGACCATCAAGGCCAACCGGCTCGAGGCCTGCTACATCCGTCCCATCATTTTGCGCGGTCAGGGGGCCATCGGAGTCAATCCTAAGCTGGCCGAGATCCAGTCCTTCATCATGGTGTGGGAATGGGGCAAGTACCTGGGCGAGGAGTCGCAGGAGAAGGGCGTCAAGGTCTGCACCAGTTCCTGGAACCGGGCCGCTCCCAACACCTTTCCCACCATCGCCAAGGCGGCCGGCAACTATCTCAACAGCGTCCTGGTCAAGATGGAGGCGGAGGCGCGGGGCTACCAAGAAGGCATCGCCCTGGACACTCAGGGCCTGATCAGCGAGGGCAGCGGCGAGAACCTCTTCCTGGTGCGCGACGACGTCATCTACACCTCCGAGCTGGTCCACGCCATTCTGCCCGGCATTACCCGCGATTGCGTCCTCACCTTGGCGCGCGAGCTGGGCTTCACCGTCAAAGAGCAGGCCTTGCCGCGCGAGATGCTCTATCTGTGCGACGAGGTTTTCTTTACCGGGACCGCCTGCGAGATCACCCCGATCAGCTCTATCGACGACCGTCCCGTAGGCGAGGGCCGCAGGGGACCCGTGACCGAGGCTTTGCAAAAGGCCTTCTTCGAGATCGTCGAAGGCAAGGTGGCCGACCGTCACCGATGGCTCACCCCGGTAGGCTGA
- a CDS encoding VWA domain-containing protein → MTVMSLSRSLRQIVCKCFAAGLPACLALLSFAYPLTAQDRVVESKKDGTQQIPRIRVSQDLVLVRTTVTDPLNRFITGLQKEDFRVFEDKVEQEIVYFGTSNSPVSVGLILDTSGSMKDNIATARSSLQRFMDQGDSRDEYFLITFNQRSALVQDFTSSRQEIVNKIAWTKPTGQTALYDAIYLGLEKIEEGQFDKKALIVVSDGETNSDRYTFEDIAEVAAEAQAQIYALAERGEAGYGVSVLKRLTDISGGRIFYPGSFQQLSYYVDYIHSELRHQYVLGFNSNAGPSDDEYRDLEVRVDPPEGLPRLSIRHRTSYYAPRR, encoded by the coding sequence ATGACCGTGATGTCCCTGAGCCGATCCCTGCGACAAATTGTCTGCAAGTGTTTTGCGGCCGGCCTGCCGGCCTGCCTTGCGCTGCTTTCCTTCGCCTACCCCCTGACCGCCCAGGACCGCGTGGTCGAGTCCAAGAAGGACGGCACCCAGCAAATACCGCGCATCCGCGTGAGCCAGGACCTGGTATTGGTGCGCACCACCGTCACCGATCCGCTCAACCGCTTCATCACGGGACTGCAAAAAGAGGACTTCCGGGTCTTCGAAGACAAAGTGGAACAGGAGATCGTCTACTTCGGCACTTCCAACAGTCCTGTCAGCGTGGGGCTGATCCTGGACACCAGCGGCTCCATGAAGGACAACATCGCCACGGCCCGGTCTTCCTTGCAGCGTTTCATGGACCAGGGCGACAGCCGTGACGAGTACTTCCTCATCACCTTCAACCAGCGTTCCGCACTGGTGCAGGACTTCACCAGCAGCCGACAGGAGATCGTCAACAAGATCGCCTGGACCAAGCCCACCGGCCAAACCGCCCTCTACGACGCCATCTACCTGGGCCTGGAGAAAATCGAAGAGGGACAATTCGATAAAAAGGCGCTGATCGTGGTTTCAGACGGCGAGACCAATTCAGATCGCTACACCTTCGAAGACATCGCTGAAGTGGCCGCCGAGGCCCAGGCCCAAATCTACGCCCTGGCCGAGCGGGGAGAAGCGGGCTACGGGGTCAGCGTGCTCAAGAGGCTGACCGATATCAGCGGCGGACGCATCTTCTATCCGGGCAGTTTTCAGCAGTTGAGCTACTACGTCGACTACATCCATTCGGAACTGCGTCATCAGTACGTGCTGGGCTTCAACTCCAACGCCGGTCCCAGCGACGATGAGTACCGCGACCTGGAGGTGCGCGTCGATCCTCCCGAGGGACTGCCGCGCCTGAGCATCCGCCACAGGACCAGCTACTACGCTCCCAGGCGCTAG